GTCGGCTTGTAGCCGACCACGCCGCAGTACGCGGCGGGCCGGATGACCGAGCCGCCCGTCTGGGTGCCGAATGCGATCGGGACCATGCAGTCGGCCACGGCGGCCGCCGAACCGCTGGAAGAGCCGCCCGGCGTGTGTTCGGGATTGTGCGGATTGCACGTAGGACCCGGGACGCGGGATGCGAACTCGGTCGTGACGGTCTTGCCGACGACGATCGCACCCTCGCGCCGCGCCATGGCCACGCAAGCGGCGTCCACCCGTGGCCGGAAAGCGGCATAGAAGGGCGAGTTGTATTGCGTGGGCATGTCGCCGCTGTCGATCACGTCTTTCACGCCGAGCGGGATTGCGGCAAGCGCGCCGCGCATCGACGCCGGGTCGAAGGCGCGCGCGCGTTCGAGCGCCGTGGCCGCCGCTTCGAGATGAACCCAGGCTCGTACTTCAGGCTCGCGCGCGCGGATGCGATCCAGGCACGCAGCCATGAGCGCCTCGGCGCTCAGTGTGCCGGCTCGCATGCGCGCGAGCGCTTCGGTGGCGCTGAGACGATTCGGTGCGGTCATGGGCGGCGATTCCGTCGTTGGTCGGTTGCCTGCGCGCCGCGTTGCGGCACGCAGCGGCAGTATACCGGGGTGGAATGGAACGATGACTGGACGCTATCCTTACGGCGGACAGCTGCAAGCGCATTGGCGGAGACGCACAGTCATGGACATTGCAATCCTGTTGGGCCTCATCGTGTTGAACGGCGTCTTCGCGATGTCCGAGATCGCCATCGTGACGGCGCGACGCGGCCGCTTGCAGTCGCTGGAAGTGCGCGGCGACCTCGGCGCGGCTGCCGCCATCCGGCTGGGCGCCGAGCCGACCGAGTTCATGTCGACCGTGCAGATCGGCATCACCTCGATCGGCATCCTGAACGGCATCGTGGGCGATGCGGCGTTCTCGCCGCCGTTCGCGCTATGGCTGCAGGGCCTTGGTCTGGATCCCGCTACCAGCGCCCTTGTCGCCACTGCGCTGGTGGTCATCCTCGTCACTTACCTGACGATCGTGATCGGCGAGCTGGTGCCCAAGCGCCTGGGGCAGATCCGCGCCGAAGACATCGCGCGCATGGTGGCGCGCCCGATGGCAGGGATCGCGCTTGCCGCCAAGCCGTTCGTGTGGCTGCTGGCATGGTCGACGGACCTGTTGTTGAAGGTGATCGGCGTTTACGGCAAGCAGCCGTCCAGCGTGACCGAGGAGGAGATCCACGCCCTGCTCGAAGAGGGCTCGGACAGCGGCGTAATCGAAACCGAAGAGCACCAGATGGTGCGCAACGTCTTCCGCCTCGACGACCGCCAGATTGCATCGATGATGGTCCCGCGCAAGGAGATCGTGTACCTGGATCTCGAGCTTGCGCTGGAAGAGAACTTCAAGCGCATGGCGGAGGCCGTGCACACCCGCTTTCCCGTATGTCGCGGCGGCTTGCGCGATATCGTCGGGGTGATCAGCGCGAAGGAGCTGCTCACGCAGTTCTTGCGCCGCCAGACGCCGGATCTGGCGCGCAACCTGGCGCCTGCGGTGTTCGTGCCGGAATCGCTCACCGGCATGGAGCTGCTGCAGAATTTCCGTTCCTCGTCCGCCCAGCTCGTCATCGTCATCGACGAGTACGGCGAGGTGCAGGGCATCGTGACGTTGCGCAACGTGATCGAGGCGATCACCGGAGAATTCCACGACCACGACGTCGAGGAAGCGTGGGCGGTGCCACGCGCGGATGGCTCCTGGCTGATCGATGGTCTCATGCCGGTGCCGGAGCTCAAGGACCGGCTGGACCTGGAGCGCGTGCCGGAAGAAGAGCGCGGCCGCTACAACACGCTGAGCGGCATGGTCATGCTGCTCCTGGGCCGGGTGCCGCGAACCGGCGATATCGTCGAATGGGAGTCGTGGCGCCTGGAGGTCGTGGACATGGACGGAAAGCGCGTCGACAAGGTGCTTGCTGCCCAACACGAGCGCGCGCTGCCGCGCGCCGGTAGCGCGACCAGCGGAACCGATCTCGGCTAACATCGAAGAAGAAGGGGGAGAGCGTGCGGGCCAAGGCGCGCACGCAGCCCGGCGGTCTGGTCGGTGAGCTGGTCGTCGCCGGTCAAGCGGAGATCGCGATCCAACAGCTGCCCGAGTTGCTGGCCGTGCCCGGGATCGACGTGGTGGGGCCGCTTCCGGACGAAGTGCAGAAGATCAATACCACGGCGGCGGGCGTCTTCGCCCGGTCGCAAGCCGGGGCGGCGGCTTCGCGCCTGATCGAATTTCTCGCCTC
This portion of the Betaproteobacteria bacterium genome encodes:
- a CDS encoding DUF21 domain-containing protein, which produces MDIAILLGLIVLNGVFAMSEIAIVTARRGRLQSLEVRGDLGAAAAIRLGAEPTEFMSTVQIGITSIGILNGIVGDAAFSPPFALWLQGLGLDPATSALVATALVVILVTYLTIVIGELVPKRLGQIRAEDIARMVARPMAGIALAAKPFVWLLAWSTDLLLKVIGVYGKQPSSVTEEEIHALLEEGSDSGVIETEEHQMVRNVFRLDDRQIASMMVPRKEIVYLDLELALEENFKRMAEAVHTRFPVCRGGLRDIVGVISAKELLTQFLRRQTPDLARNLAPAVFVPESLTGMELLQNFRSSSAQLVIVIDEYGEVQGIVTLRNVIEAITGEFHDHDVEEAWAVPRADGSWLIDGLMPVPELKDRLDLERVPEEERGRYNTLSGMVMLLLGRVPRTGDIVEWESWRLEVVDMDGKRVDKVLAAQHERALPRAGSATSGTDLG